A window from Nitrosopumilus adriaticus encodes these proteins:
- the purS gene encoding phosphoribosylformylglycinamidine synthase subunit PurS, with the protein MPLFDVHVTIENKPGISDPEGDTILNDLVLKGTQKSVSKIKTAKMLKFTIKEKDKKSAQLKVKEICDELRIYNPMVSKVTIDVFAN; encoded by the coding sequence ATGCCACTTTTTGATGTTCACGTAACTATTGAAAACAAACCGGGAATAAGTGACCCTGAAGGCGACACGATTCTTAATGATTTGGTTCTCAAAGGAACTCAAAAATCAGTATCAAAAATAAAAACAGCAAAGATGCTAAAATTTACTATTAAAGAAAAAGATAAAAAATCTGCTCAATTAAAAGTAAAAGAAATTTGTGATGAATTGCGTATTTACAATCCTATGGTAAGTAAAGTAACCATCGATGTTTTTGCCAACTAA
- the tatC gene encoding twin-arginine translocase subunit TatC, with protein MSELDGINQHLEELRKRLLRIVLIIGIITVFILTFHAEPIEVAGITMYYPLPEPLNNIAAQITNHMKNNLVPEDVQLIQTAPGQAFFAQVYIAALVGIVVGMPVIVKELVGFIKPALKENEIHVSRNITLPALGLFIAGCVFSYNLVIPYILDFLYRYGESAGLVTFLNVIEFVTFVLQFLLAFGFSFQLPLVMYAISVSGMVDSDFWRKNIRYAIVIIVIFGAVITPDGSGVTMWFIAGPMIALYVIGMAVIERKERKKLNT; from the coding sequence ATGTCTGAATTGGATGGAATAAATCAGCATCTAGAAGAGCTAAGAAAAAGATTACTTCGAATTGTATTAATTATTGGAATTATCACAGTATTCATTTTAACTTTTCATGCCGAGCCTATCGAAGTTGCAGGAATTACAATGTATTATCCATTGCCTGAACCACTAAACAACATTGCAGCACAAATAACAAATCATATGAAAAATAATCTTGTTCCAGAAGATGTTCAATTAATTCAGACAGCTCCAGGACAAGCTTTCTTTGCACAAGTGTACATTGCAGCGCTAGTGGGGATTGTAGTTGGAATGCCAGTAATTGTAAAAGAATTGGTAGGATTTATCAAACCCGCATTAAAAGAAAATGAAATTCATGTTAGCAGAAACATTACACTTCCTGCTTTGGGATTATTCATTGCTGGTTGTGTTTTTTCATATAATTTAGTGATTCCATATATTTTGGATTTTTTATACAGATATGGTGAATCAGCAGGTCTAGTAACATTTCTTAACGTCATAGAATTTGTCACATTTGTTTTACAGTTTTTGCTGGCATTTGGTTTTTCATTTCAGCTTCCACTTGTAATGTATGCAATTTCTGTTTCAGGTATGGTTGATTCTGATTTTTGGAGAAAAAACATCAGATATGCAATTGTCATTATTGTGATCTTCGGAGCTGTTATCACTCCAGATGGGAGTGGTGTCACTATGTGGTTTATTGCAGGCCCAATGATTGCACTATATGTTATAGGCATGGCAGTGATTGAGCGTAA